DNA sequence from the Bacteroidota bacterium genome:
GAGAGCATCCCGTTCTTCTGGTCCGGCCAGTTCGGGACCAACGTCCGTTACCTCGGCCACGCCGAAGGCTGGGACGCCGTTCACATCGACGGCGACCTGGGCGAGAAACGCTTCATCGCCTACTACCTCAAAGACAGTCAGGTGCTCGCCGCTGCCGGCGTCGGGCGCGACCGCGAGATGACTGCCCTCCGCGGGCTCATCCTCGCCGGCGAGACGCCGACGGCCGACGAGGTCCGCGAAGGCGTGGACTTGCTGGCACGCCTTGAGCACCAGAACGCAGCCTACGACCTGGAGACGGTAGACGCCTGACCCGGTCAGTCTTCACCCGTCCGCCCGGACGAACGTCTGCATCGGGCTCGTCCGGTGCTCGGTCGCACGCACGTCGAGGCCCGGAAAACGCTCCGACAGCCAGCCGACGAGGAGGTGCTCGGTGATCCACTCGGTCTCGTAGTGCCCGGCGTCGATGAGCGCCATCCGCGGCGTGCCGCCCGGGGCGAGGGGCTGGAAGAAGGTGTGGTAGGTGACGTCCGCCGTCACGAACGCATCGGCCCCCGCCGCGAGGGCGTTCCCGACGAGCGACGACCCCGCGCCGCCGCACACCGCGACGGTCTCAACGGCGGCTTCGGGCGCGCCGACGTAGCGCAGCGACGCCGCCGCCAGCTTGTCCGCCACGACACCGAGGACGGCGTCGAGTGACATCGTTCCTGCGAGCGTGCCGATAGCCCCGAGTCCGGCTCGTGTCGAGGGCTGCGCGACGGGGTAGAGGTCGTACGCGACCTCCTCGTACGGATGCGCCCGCTTGAGCGCCGCGACGACGCGCGAAACGTCCCACCGCGCCACCTCGGCTTCGATCCGCACCTCGTCGGCCGACTCCAGCTCGCCGGGTGCCCCGGTGTGCGGGTCCGTGCCGTCGCCTGGTCGGAAGTGGCCGGTGCCGGCTGAGGTGAACGCGCATGCAGTGTAGCCCCCGATCTGCCCAGCCCCTGCTGCGGCGAGCGCCGCCCGGACGGCGTCAGCGTGGTCCGGCGGAGCGAACGTGACGAGCTTCGTGAGCGCCTCCGTCATCGGGTCGAGGAAGCGTACGTCGCCCAGCCCGAGGTGCTCGGCAAGCGCGAACGAGACCCCACCCGGCGCGGCGTCGAGGTTGGTATGGACGGCGTAGTAGGCGATCCCCGACTGTGCCAGCCGGTAGGCCAGCCCGCTCACGAAGTCTGTCGGGATGAGGCGCTTGAGTGGGCGAAAGAGGAGCGGGTGGTGG
Encoded proteins:
- a CDS encoding Nif3-like dinuclear metal center hexameric protein codes for the protein MLVRDIAAALERWAPPGSKLSYDHVGLQVGDPSAEVQSVLVALDLTPAVVSEAEAMEADLIVTHHPLLFRPLKRLIPTDFVSGLAYRLAQSGIAYYAVHTNLDAAPGGVSFALAEHLGLGDVRFLDPMTEALTKLVTFAPPDHADAVRAALAAAGAGQIGGYTACAFTSAGTGHFRPGDGTDPHTGAPGELESADEVRIEAEVARWDVSRVVAALKRAHPYEEVAYDLYPVAQPSTRAGLGAIGTLAGTMSLDAVLGVVADKLAAASLRYVGAPEAAVETVAVCGGAGSSLVGNALAAGADAFVTADVTYHTFFQPLAPGGTPRMALIDAGHYETEWITEHLLVGWLSERFPGLDVRATEHRTSPMQTFVRADG